In Aspergillus fumigatus Af293 chromosome 4, whole genome shotgun sequence, one genomic interval encodes:
- a CDS encoding involucrin repeat protein produces MNDHDRFSQSSYGDPRYLSSASFEAPPAKVLMNGYRETFEPQYAEKLRYNPLNPSQPRSPSLLNANDPVAMYLLTETAMGDSMNYEIMSLEEVEALKKDYSFLSNRLNAAKRKLALEMKLRDAALSLSKLNNSTNRRASEEYDAGDLPKSRPSHRNGFGATDSVDKTVEELAESTRKCEELANEIWNLERKAQHVRQRLLEHTAGVLQMTHKGLKKNLRNVPQTPESLSSHNTRGSIDDFDDRSLYKTSDNLDGPAGSGSQEMIGLEVIGNTERRLEALSENLRDMVLRLQPESDYDAIPQTSDDATSINPTATVEALLAYIERGLNILAAKSAETPRTLESDHGAENHLVEINARLHHIVGQSGLSRSQALSPPPASSGNGLQAHFEYLNLGIDDLHSQIEKLLEQKSILTTQIQQQRELNSKSDAERDAHIADLVEQIAHLRKDLELSEQGAQSAKDELDLAIKQLEALRQELNDLQQHKSAAEDHASALASEKEARVHVEAELSRLQTVIQELKQERDAQMEADEARVRAEREVARLESQLEQLRSESVSQTEELTAARLKADSEVTRLQNLVDQLRQEANTRAEEAVEARDRAEQQVLQLEQTMQQVRNDADARIKEAFDSRVAAEESATRLQAELSEMVSEVSRLQDAMEKLRVDMESRVREAAEGRANAEQSASRLQAELTEMEGEVVRVQTELTMAKAELDGAYGSRAQRAAEVAANPAIQKELDDLNTRNLELAEELAALKAGKPGSSDLQQRVQMLERELRETIDDYEVMTKASIEFEKERERYEGMIDGLRDRCEQLETQLNEERINWMGINNAMGRDGTYETTSTMVLKNEFKKMMRDTRIENMKILKVSYNVVAFRSHYAKLSYLCRRNKKNEGD; encoded by the exons ATGAACGATCACGATCGCTTTAGCCAGTCATCCTATGGCGACCCGAGATACCTGTCGTCCGCCTCCTTCGAGGCCCCTCCGGCCAAGGTTCTCATGAACGGCTATCGCGAGACCTTTGAGCCCCAATATGCGGAGAAATTGCGATACAATCCA CTCAATCCGAGCCAGCCACGAAGTCCATCTTTGCTGAACGCCAACGACCCTGTCGCCATGTACCTACTCACTGAAACCGCTATGGGGGACAGCATGAATTATGAGATAATGTCGTTGGAGGAAGTTGAAGCTTTGAAGAAAGATTACTCCTTTCTGTCCAATCGCCTAAACGCAGCGAAACGGAAATTAGCCCTGGAAATGAAACTGCGCGATGCGGCTCTGTCGCTTAGCAAATTAAACAACTCAACAAATCGCAGGGCTAGTGAAGAATACGACGCAGGGGACTTGCCGAAGTCTCGTCCCAGTCACAGAAATGGGTTCGGTGCAACGGACTCTGTGGACAAAACGGTGGAGGAACTGGCAGAGAGCACGCGAAAGTGCGAGGAGCTGGCAAATGAAATATGGAACTTGGAACGAAAGGCGCAGCACGTACGCCAAAGATTATTGGAACACACAGCCGGTGTTCTGCAGATGACACATaaggggttgaagaagaacctGAGGAATGTTCCACAGACCCCGGAGAGCCTCTCTAGCCACAACACCCGCGGCAGTATCGACGACTTTGACGACAGAAGCTTGTACAAGACGTCAGACAATCTTGATGGACCAGCTGGTTCCGGCAGCCAAGAGATGATTGGGCTTGAAGTTATCGGCAATACCGAACGAAGGCTGGAAGCTTTGAGTGAGAACCTGCGCGACATGGTTTTGAGGTTGCAACCTGAGAGCGATTATGATGCGATTCCTCAAACTTCGGATGATGCGACATCGATCAATCCCACAGCGACAGTCGAAGCGCTCCTCGCATACATTGAGCGTGGTTTGAATATATTAGCTGCAAAATCAGCTGAGACACCGCGCACCTTGGAGTCGGATCACGGTGCGGAGAACCATTTAGTGGAGATCAACGCCCGACTGCACCACATCGTGGGGCAATCTGGATTGTCTCGCTCGCAGgctctctctcctcccccagCGTCATCAGGGAATGGCCTACAAGCACATTTCGAATACCTGAATCTTGGCATTGATGACCTTCATAGCCAGATCGAGAAGCTCCTCGAACAGAAGAGCATCTTGACCACTCAAATTCAGCAACAGAGAGAACTGAACTCCAAATCGGACGCGGAACGAGATGCGCACATAGCCGATCTGGTGGAGCAGATCGCTCATCTCCGGAAAGACCTCGAACTGTCTGAGCAGGGGGCTCAGAGTGCAAAGGATGAACTCGACCTGGCAATCAAGCAACTCGAAGCTCTACGGCAGGAACTCAACGACCTTCAACAACACAAGAGCGCCGCGGAAGATCACGCGAGTGCTTTGGCATCCGAAAAGGAAGCTCGAGTGCATGTGGAGGCAGAGCTGTCGCGCTTACAGACTGTCATCCAGGAACTTAAGCAGGAGAGGGACGCGCAGATGGAAGCTGATGAAGCCCGTGTGCGGGCTGAGCGCGAGGTCGCTCGTCTAGAATCCCAGCTCGAACAACTTCGATCCGAAAGCGTCTCTCAAACAGAGGAACTCACTGCCGCTCGCTTGAAGGCTGATAGTGAAGTCACACGCCTGCAGAATTTGGTTGATCAACTTCGTCAGGAGGCCAACACCAGAGCTGAGGAAGCTGTCGAGGCCCGGGACCGAGCCGAACAACAAGTACTGCAGCTGGAGCAGACGATGCAGCAGGTTCGCAACGATGCTGACGCACGGATCAAGGAAGCCTTTGATTCTCGTGTCGCTGCAGAAGAGAGTGCGACTCGGCTGCAGGCTGAATTGAGTGAAATGGTCAGCGAGGTCTCTCGGCTGCAAGACGCTATGGAAAAGCTTCGCGTCGACATGGAGTCGCGAGTGAGAGAAGCAGCTGAGGGACGCGCAAACGCAGAACAGAGCGCGAGCCGTCTGCAGGCCGAACTGACTGAAATGGAAGGCGAAGTAGTTAGGGTACAAACGGAACTGACAATGGCCAAAGCGGAGCTCGATGGTGCGTACGGTAGCAGAGCCCAACGAGCAGCAGAGGTGGCCGCCAATCCAGCTATCCAAAAGGAACTTGATGACTTGAACACTAGAAACCTTGAActtgcggaggagctcgCAGCCCTCAAAGCTGGAAAGCCTGGTAGCAGCGATCTGCAGCAGCGAGtgcagatgctggaaagGGAACTCCGGGAAACTATTGATGATTATGAGGTCATGACCAAGGCCAGCATCGAGTTCGAGAAAGAGCGTGAGCGGTACGAAGGCATGATTGATGGTCTACGTGACCGCTGCGAGCAATTGGAGACGCAGCTCAACGAGGAGCGAATCAATTGGATGGGTATCAACAACGCAATGGGACGAGATGGGACGTATGAGACCACCTCTACAATGGTCCTGAAGAATGAATTCAAAAAGATGATGCGTGACACTCGTATCGAGAACATGAAGATCCTCAAGGTTAGTTACAATGTCGTCGCTTTCCGTTCCCATTATGCCAAGCTAAGCTATCTGTGCAGGCggaacaagaagaacgaAGGCGACTAG
- a CDS encoding GRAM domain-containing protein — translation MSINWVMLHDREGFVKLPNEQLIYTSPPRASFSLQPLSSYTGSDSIFVQSSAGQIYLTNQRVIYIPSQKSKDFQSFSAPLLNIHDSHVTAPFFGPNQWIALVQPVSGGGIPPSLPAVQLKVTFKEGGAFDFHNNFERLKERMQQALELSQEDGRRSGNVDLSTIHLEELPAYTGPQGDMAGVHSHGQGLSPDPYSRQDGAGTETEPLDPPPGYEEVQQQSVANELEERLRRGS, via the exons ATGTCAATCAA CTGGGTGATGCTCCATGACCGTGAAGGCTTCGTCAAACTTCCGAATGAGCAGTTGATATACACCTCTCCACCGCGCGCGAGTTTCTCTCTGCAACCGCTCAGTTCATACACAGGTAGTGATTCAATATTCGTGCAGAGTAGTGCCGGACAGATCTATCTTACCAATCAGCGG GTTATCTATATTCCCTCTCAGAAGTCAAAAGACTTTCAATCATTTTCGGCTCCGCTTCTCAACATACATGACTCGCACGTTACTGCACCATTTTTCGGTCCAAATCAGTGGATAGCCCTTGTCCAACCCGTGTCTGGAGGAGGGATTCCCCCGTCATTGCCAGCCGTTCAATTGAAGGTTACGTTCAAAGAGGGGGGCGCGTTCGACTTCCACAACAACTTTGAGAGACTCAAGGAGCGTATGCAGCAGGCACTTGAGCTCTCACAAGAAGACGGCCGACGATCGGGAAACGTTGACCTCTCCACAATCCACCTGGAAGAGCTGCCCGCCTACACGGGGCCGCAGGGTGATATGGCTGGGGTTCACTCTCATGGCCAAGGCCTATCTCCAGACCCGTACAGTCGCCAGGACGGTGCAGGGACAGAAACCGAACCATTGGATCCACCGCCAGGCTACGAAGAAGTTCAGCAACAGAGTGTTGCCAATGAACTCGAAGAAAGGCTACGCCGTGGCAGTTGA
- a CDS encoding cytochrome b-c1 complex subunit 6 family protein, with protein MGLADFFSDMISSLSFPEAQAEAPAETVEQTSQEAETENKPDVSEEKTEESTEESGEETPAEESSEESQEEPEEEEPEEEEEEEEEVVDIKPKLEEECANGPQCAPYKHHYDECVERVTRQEEDPDHKGPKEDCVEEFFHLAHCATNCAAPKLWKALK; from the exons ATGGGTCTCGCCGACTTTTTCTCCGATATGATCTCCTCCCTGAGTTTCCCCGAGGCTCAGGCTGAGGCTCCTGCCGAAACCGTCGAGCAGACCAGCCAGGAGGCTGAAACCGAAAACAAGCCCGACGTgagcgaggagaagaccGAGGAGAGCACGGAGGAATCTGGTGAAGAGACTCCCGCTGAAGAGTCTTCCGAGGAAAGCCAGGAGGAgcccgaggaagaggagcccgaggaggaagaagaggaggaagaggaggttgTCGACATCAAGCCCAAGCTTGAGGAGG AATGCGCCAACGGTCCTCAGTGCGCCCCTTACAAGCACCACTACGATGAGTGTGTTGAGCGCGTAACCcggcaggaggaggaccCCGACCACAAGGGCCCCAAGGAGGACTGTGTTGAGGAGT TCTTCCACCTCGCCCACTGCGCGACCAACTGCGCTGCCCCCAAGCTCTGGAAGGCTCTCAAATAA
- a CDS encoding putative cell surface receptor/MFS transporter (FLVCR) produces MPAGHYAADSQDGILSPDPLSTVTVYKVYKRRFWGLAQLVLLNIVVSWDWLTFSSISTTASQHFGVSESAINWMSTGYLFAFCVASPVVILTLNKGGPKPAIITTSALLLVGNWIRYAGTKAQGGIFGVAMFGQILIGLAQPFCLSAPTRYSDLWFSDQGRISATAVATLANPLGAALGQLIDSFWATTPKQVPDMVLYISIIATVASIPSFFIPAAPPTPPSASSAGSKTPLRPALIQLLKTLEFWLILIPFSVYVGFFNSVSSLLNQILEPYGFSETDAGIAGGILIIVGLISSAIISPITDRFKHYLGTIRILVPIVAICYIALIFAPSSPAGIAPAYVVCALLGASSFGLLPVVLEYLVEITYPFSPEIGSTICWTGGQLLGAAFILIQDALKASDNASPPQNMRSALIFSAVVAAVAAPFPVCIGLFGRDVRRRRLEVDRGVPLENAVCRDPEAASAGVHVGDENPNTGLDHASDMPKLAPKYSSY; encoded by the exons ATGCCTGCAGGTCACTACGCAGCCGATTCCCAAGATGGTATTCTATCACCAGACCCGTTGTCTACGGTGACTGTGTACAAGGTGTATAAACGACGATTTTGGGGGCTGGCTCAACTAGTCTTGCTGAATATTGTCGTCAGCTGGGAC TGGCTCACCTTTTCTTCTATATCCACCACCGCATCGCAGCATTTTGGTGTCTCCGAATCCGCCATCAATTGGATGAGCACTGGCTATCTCTTTGCCTTTTGCGTAGCCAGTccagtcgtcatcctcacTCTTAACAAAGGCGGCCCCAAACCTGCCATCATTACTACCTCCGCACTCCTGCTCGTGGGCAACTGGATTCGATATGCTGGAACGAAAGCCCAGGGAGGCATCTTTGGTGTGGCCATGTTTGGGCAGATCCTCATCGGACTGGCGCAACCATTCTGCTTGAGTGCGCCGACAAGGTATAGCGATCTCTGGTTTTCCGATCAAGGGCGCATTAGCGCAACAGCCGTTGCAACTCTAGCCAATCCATTGGGAGCAGCCTTGGGGCAGTTGATCGATTCGTTCTGGGCGACAACACCCAAGCAGGTTCCAGATATGGTTCTGTACATATCGATCATT GCAACCGTCGCGTCAATCCCATCATTCTTCATTCCAGCCGCACCCCCAACGCCCCCAAGCGCTTCATCAGCAGGCAGTAAAACACCCCTCCGTCCGGCGCTGATTCAGCTCCTCAAAACCCTCGAATTCTGGCTCATCCTGATCCCCTTCTCCGTCTACgtcggcttcttcaacagcgTCTCCTCCCTCCTGAACCAAATTCTCGAACCATACGGTTTCTCCGAGACAGACGCCGGCATTGCAGGCGGCATTCTCATCATTGTCGGCCTCATTAGTTCGGCCATCATCTCTCCCATCACCGACCGCTTCAAGCACTACCTCGGCACCATCCGGATCCTGGTCCCCATCGTCGCCATCTGCTACATCGCCCTCATATTCGCCCCGTCCAGTCCCGCAGGCATCGCCCCGGCGTACGTCGTCTGCGCCCTCCTCGGCGCATCGTCCTTCGGCCTCCTCCCCGTCGTGCTCGAGTACCTCGTCGAGATAACGTACCCCTTCTCGCCCGAGATAGGAAGCACCATCTGCTGGACAGGGGGACAGCTCCTCGGCGCAGcgttcatcctcatccaggacGCCCTGAAAGCATCAGACAACGCTTCACCACCTCAGAACATGAGAAGTGCCTTGATTTTCTCAGCCGTCGTGGCAGCCGTTGCGGCGCCGTTTCCAGTCTGCATCGGGCTGTTTGGGCGGGAtgtccgccgccgccggtTGGAAGTCGATCGCGGCGTCCCTTTGGAAAATGCTGTTTGTCGAGACCCCGAGGCAGCCAGTGCGGGCGTGCACGTAGGTGATGAGAACCCCAATACTGGACTGGATCATGCTTCTGATATGCCAAAGCTGGCGCCTAAATACTCATCATATTGA